DNA sequence from the Marinilongibacter aquaticus genome:
AAGATGTTTTCATTGCGAGTCCAAAATAACCTTGGACTCGCAGGGTTTTCTTATGAAGTGTGATCGGCCACGATTTTCCATTCGCCATCAATTTTTTTGAACAGCAGGGTGAAATAGCCTCCGATATCGCCTTCTTCAGGGCGTTTCAAATGCCATTTTCCCAATACCCAAGCCGCGTCTTCCGCCAATTCGTCGATTTCCAATTCTGAAAAAGTGAGCGTGCCCATCAGTGCTTTACTCGAATAGGTGTTCAAATATCGGGTATAAGTCTGTTGCCAACCACGCTGCACACCGCTTTTACCAATGAACAAAAGGCCCTCGTTTTTCCAGTAGCCTTTCATGAAGGCTTGAATGTCGCCCCTGTTCCAATCTTCGCTTTGTGTATAGAGTATCTGTTTGATTTCTTCCGTAGTCGATTGGGCAAAACCCGAAAAAGAAGAGAGTACACAGAGTATGAAAAAGAATTGCTTAAGCATAATGGAATTGTTTGATTTGTGTTTCGAATATACGCAAAGATGAATATAGAATTTAGGGACTTGAGAGAAGAGGATTTAGGCTTGGTAAAGGGCATATACGATTGGTATGTGCTGCACTCTACGGCTACTTTTCATACGGAGCCTGTGGAGGTCGAAGAGCTGAAATCTTTTATTTATATCGGACACGCAAGGTTTAAATCCTTTCTGATTTACCACGAACAGCAGCTTGCAGGTTATTGCTATTTCAGCAATTATAAAAAAAGGCAGGCCTACGACCGAACGGCGGAAGTGACGATCTACCTCAATCCCGGTTTTGAAAAAAAGGGGATCGGTCGGGCCAGTTTGGCCAAAATGGAAGAGGTGGCGAAAGAAAAGGGTTTCAAGAATTTATTGGGAATAATTACCGGGGACAATCATGGAAGCATAGCCCTGTTTCAAAAGTCGGGTTATTTTAAATGTGCGGAGTTTAAGCAAGTGGGCGAAAAATTTGGGAAGGTATTGGACGTCTTGGGTTTTCAGAAAGAGATATAAATTTTATATTTACTTTTTTAAAACACACAACATGAATCGATTTAAATGGTGCCTGCTATGCCATATGCTCTTTGGCACGAGCTTGCTTGCTCAAGACTTTATGATAAACGACTTTTCAAGCGAAGTGTATGCTATTATTACTATAGATGGCGAACAGAATGGAAAAGTTTTTAAGAATGGTGTTATTCGGGTTCTCTGGAAAAACAATAATCAACAAATTTTATCGGTACGATCCCAAGCTATTATTATTGATGACCAAACTAAGGCGGTTGAACTTTCGCCAAGCCTCAGTTCGATCCCGATAAATGGGCAGACGAACATTTTGTTTCAAGATTTCAATTTCGATGGCCAAAAGGATTTGGCTTTTCAGATTGACTTTTCTAACAAAGGACCAATGTATTCCGTATACCTCGCGAATGGGAGAGGAGGTTATAAATTTGGACAGGAGATTAGTCGTGTAATTCAGGAATCGCGGGGAAAATTTGAATTGGATCCAGATTTTAGGAGAATAAGGGTAGCGTACAGTGACGGATGTTGCTATCGTTATTTTGCCGAATATTCAGTTTATGGAGATTATCTCGAGTTAGAAGGTGAGGAGATTTACGAAGATGATGGACCCTATCGTCTTTTTATTAGCCGCGTTAGGGAAGGTAGAGAAATTATGGAAGTTGTTGAAAAGACGATAAATGTTGAAGATCAGCGTATTGAGAATATTTTATCATTTACACTTAAAGACAAAGGAAAGAGAGTGATGCTTTTTGGATACAATGGAAAGGGTTTGAATTATGCTTTGATAGATGAAAGGAATAATATTGAATTTAGCTTTCCTTTGGATTCGAAACAAGTTAGCCATGATTTCTATTTGAATAATGTAGGAAGTGCAATCTCTTTTCGGAACAAGGATGCTCAATATGAGGTATACGACAGAGCACCGCAGCATTTTGGGGTACGGGTAAAGGTGGGAGGAAAAGAATATGATATGCCAGGTGATATTTCAACGAAAATTGGAGGCCTGTCTTTGAAAACCTTGAGATATGAAAATGTTTACCAAAAGCAATAAGAGAGCGAAGGTTGTTTTCTCCGCTCTCCTATTGTAA
Encoded proteins:
- a CDS encoding YybH family protein, whose protein sequence is MLKQFFFILCVLSSFSGFAQSTTEEIKQILYTQSEDWNRGDIQAFMKGYWKNEGLLFIGKSGVQRGWQQTYTRYLNTYSSKALMGTLTFSELEIDELAEDAAWVLGKWHLKRPEEGDIGGYFTLLFKKIDGEWKIVADHTS
- a CDS encoding XAC2610-related protein gives rise to the protein MNRFKWCLLCHMLFGTSLLAQDFMINDFSSEVYAIITIDGEQNGKVFKNGVIRVLWKNNNQQILSVRSQAIIIDDQTKAVELSPSLSSIPINGQTNILFQDFNFDGQKDLAFQIDFSNKGPMYSVYLANGRGGYKFGQEISRVIQESRGKFELDPDFRRIRVAYSDGCCYRYFAEYSVYGDYLELEGEEIYEDDGPYRLFISRVREGREIMEVVEKTINVEDQRIENILSFTLKDKGKRVMLFGYNGKGLNYALIDERNNIEFSFPLDSKQVSHDFYLNNVGSAISFRNKDAQYEVYDRAPQHFGVRVKVGGKEYDMPGDISTKIGGLSLKTLRYENVYQKQ
- a CDS encoding GNAT family N-acetyltransferase — protein: MNIEFRDLREEDLGLVKGIYDWYVLHSTATFHTEPVEVEELKSFIYIGHARFKSFLIYHEQQLAGYCYFSNYKKRQAYDRTAEVTIYLNPGFEKKGIGRASLAKMEEVAKEKGFKNLLGIITGDNHGSIALFQKSGYFKCAEFKQVGEKFGKVLDVLGFQKEI